A window of Leptospira hartskeerlii contains these coding sequences:
- a CDS encoding biotin/lipoyl-containing protein → MIDYQNRRITFRESTSPWLHSFSLETIKCLIVCRGPVRKEAMEIFDQIGIREYGILLSEKDSVVYPMALAPELRDFRFPSNIHRVPDYMGAGAEEKAARIKQIIQIAKDNGYTHIFAGYGFMAEDSEFIEAIEESGITFMGPSSHVAHQAGSKDEAKKLARKLNVSVTPGVDTISATCLLKKAKDEKALVALAKEKGLSYTYNSSVSLEENAEALLYAGYEKIVELVTIPELQAQAEIETAEIWKKYPSNRIRFKYVGGGGGKGQRVVSKPEEVKTAVQEILSESKVTAPGSNRNFLIELNIEKTRHNEIQLIGNGEWCLALGGRDCSVQMHEQKLLEISLTQELLQNEIAILEKTSPKKAEIMKADLQVLKEMEEQSERFGQAVALNSVSTFELIVEGTNHFFMEMNTRIQVEHRVTEMVYSLKFTNPENKSEFFIVDSLIEAMALLALHGKRLPKPERVVRNISGAEVRINATNKAIQPHAGGVILSWSKPLPEEIRDDQGISVRNPDTGLFVHYKVAGAYDSNIALLITYGTSREDNLRRLGNVLRKTELRGQDLQTNLLVHYGLIHWILGKDPLFKPSTAFMISYLAGVGALESLGKDVDLEVAWTKVLSNAPAEGKKVLSRKLTLITRPLGEILSDAHVLAGFLGYHENVSWKFEKDQVTWLRNPIHILSDLYYYLHMEGELHQSPSEQIWDHDQKVLQSALAFYKELERLTGKKADSTDWDSVFAGKAPAGVDSSVWTKAIASHKGFQIGLELLKIIPNLGNKSGFYKLGVDENLEPVIPEEFKKADTRDAFIKFLAPAPKASSDEIVSPMGGMFYSKEAPELPPMVKEGEHFKVGQPLFIVEVMKMFNKITAPFSGTVKEVILQDSDGKIIQKGQTIFKIVPDEVIKIETPEEIQDRKNKVTFSLL, encoded by the coding sequence ATGATCGACTACCAAAATCGGCGCATTACATTTCGCGAATCTACTTCTCCTTGGCTCCATTCTTTTTCCTTAGAGACGATCAAATGTCTGATCGTCTGCCGAGGCCCAGTTCGAAAAGAAGCAATGGAAATTTTCGACCAAATCGGGATCAGAGAATACGGTATTTTACTTTCGGAAAAAGATTCGGTCGTTTATCCGATGGCACTCGCTCCGGAACTTAGAGACTTCAGATTCCCTTCCAATATCCACCGAGTTCCTGACTACATGGGAGCCGGTGCGGAAGAAAAAGCTGCAAGAATTAAACAAATCATCCAAATCGCAAAAGATAACGGATACACTCATATCTTTGCCGGTTACGGATTCATGGCAGAAGATTCCGAATTTATCGAGGCAATCGAAGAGAGCGGAATTACATTCATGGGACCTTCTTCTCATGTGGCTCACCAAGCGGGCTCTAAAGACGAAGCTAAAAAACTCGCTCGTAAACTGAATGTTTCTGTGACCCCAGGTGTGGATACGATCTCTGCTACTTGCCTTCTCAAAAAAGCAAAGGACGAAAAAGCGTTAGTTGCTCTTGCGAAAGAAAAGGGATTAAGCTACACTTATAATTCTTCCGTCTCTTTGGAAGAAAATGCGGAAGCGCTATTATATGCCGGTTATGAAAAAATCGTAGAGTTAGTAACCATTCCTGAATTACAGGCTCAGGCAGAAATTGAAACTGCTGAGATCTGGAAAAAATACCCAAGCAACCGTATCCGTTTTAAATATGTGGGCGGTGGCGGAGGAAAAGGCCAACGGGTAGTTTCCAAACCGGAAGAAGTAAAGACTGCAGTACAAGAAATATTATCGGAATCTAAAGTAACCGCTCCTGGTTCCAATAGAAACTTTTTGATAGAATTAAATATCGAAAAGACCAGGCATAATGAGATCCAGTTGATCGGTAACGGAGAATGGTGTCTTGCTTTAGGTGGAAGGGACTGTTCCGTTCAGATGCACGAACAGAAACTTCTGGAGATCTCACTTACTCAGGAACTTCTACAAAACGAGATCGCAATTCTTGAAAAAACATCGCCTAAAAAAGCGGAGATCATGAAGGCAGACCTTCAAGTCCTCAAAGAAATGGAAGAGCAATCCGAAAGATTCGGACAAGCAGTCGCTTTAAATAGTGTTTCCACCTTCGAGTTGATTGTAGAAGGGACCAATCACTTCTTCATGGAGATGAACACCAGGATCCAAGTAGAGCATAGAGTCACCGAGATGGTGTATTCATTGAAGTTCACCAATCCTGAAAACAAATCCGAATTTTTTATCGTAGATAGTTTGATCGAGGCAATGGCTCTTTTAGCTCTTCACGGAAAAAGACTACCTAAACCGGAACGTGTTGTTCGAAATATTTCCGGCGCGGAAGTTCGTATCAATGCTACGAATAAAGCGATCCAACCTCACGCTGGCGGCGTTATTCTAAGTTGGTCTAAACCTCTACCGGAAGAGATCAGAGATGACCAAGGCATTTCCGTTAGAAATCCTGATACAGGTCTATTCGTACATTATAAAGTAGCCGGTGCTTACGATTCGAATATCGCACTTTTGATCACTTACGGAACAAGTAGGGAAGATAATCTTCGCAGACTCGGGAATGTTCTAAGAAAGACCGAGCTTAGAGGTCAGGATCTACAAACGAACTTACTTGTTCATTATGGATTGATCCACTGGATCTTAGGAAAGGATCCTCTATTCAAACCTTCTACTGCGTTTATGATCTCATACCTTGCAGGAGTGGGTGCTCTTGAAAGTTTGGGCAAAGACGTAGATCTTGAAGTTGCTTGGACGAAGGTTCTTTCAAATGCTCCAGCCGAAGGGAAGAAGGTCCTTTCTCGTAAGCTAACCTTGATCACAAGACCTCTGGGAGAGATACTCTCGGACGCTCATGTTTTAGCAGGATTTTTGGGTTATCATGAAAACGTTTCTTGGAAGTTCGAAAAAGACCAAGTGACTTGGTTACGAAATCCGATCCATATTCTTTCCGACCTATACTATTATTTACATATGGAAGGTGAGTTACACCAATCTCCTTCCGAACAGATCTGGGATCATGATCAGAAGGTTTTACAATCTGCATTAGCATTTTATAAAGAACTGGAAAGACTTACCGGCAAAAAAGCGGATTCCACAGATTGGGATTCTGTTTTTGCAGGAAAGGCTCCTGCAGGCGTGGACTCTTCGGTTTGGACTAAGGCAATTGCTTCTCACAAAGGATTCCAAATCGGATTAGAATTACTTAAAATTATTCCAAATCTTGGAAACAAATCAGGCTTCTATAAACTGGGAGTTGATGAGAATTTAGAACCAGTGATCCCGGAAGAATTTAAGAAGGCTGACACAAGAGACGCATTCATCAAATTCTTAGCGCCTGCTCCTAAAGCAAGTTCAGATGAGATCGTTTCACCAATGGGTGGAATGTTCTACTCCAAGGAAGCACCAGAACTTCCTCCAATGGTGAAAGAAGGTGAGCACTTCAAAGTTGGCCAACCTTTATTCATCGTGGAAGTAATGAAGATGTTCAATAAAATAACCGCTCCATTCTCCGGAACTGTCAAGGAAGTGATCTTGCAAGACAGTGACGGAAAGATTATCCAAAAAGGACAGACTATCTTCAAGATTGTTCCGGACGAGGTTATTAAGATCGAGACTCCGGAAGAGATCCAAGATAGAAAGAATAAGGTAACTTTCTCTCTCCTATAA
- a CDS encoding acyl-CoA carboxylase subunit beta: protein MSEQAYSIDNPFQSSESSESQPVSSIYDDANAMGKELLEKPLQGGGTDRILVQHSKGRMTVWERIKVLTNSEPNILYQNWGKNLDGASLITGILNINGRDVAIYGHDFTLRAGSMDATNGNKLARLIYMAGEHGIPLIGMNDSAGAYVPAGVGGLDGYSEAFTALRKISGVVPSLMLMFGFNAGGGAYLPRQGSFMIQPENTFFGLTGPGVVKSVLGEDISADDLGGPKVHGQSGVVDLVTNDELGALRTALRLLSYIPDNSSSAAPFHPTSDPTDRFIYEEEILFKKTFNSPTGMNTPFDITLYIQNICDHGQYFEIQPQRSRNLVTAFGRLGGHVVGFVANNSAVSSGQIDIGAARKGTRFIRFCNVYNIPLIFLEDTTGFLPGKEQEQNGIVLEGRKLLDSIIDIRTPRLTLIIRNAFGGAYASFNSYHTGADMVFALPTARIAVMGPAGKDYVYKDEITAIQKEYKENLKNGTSEKDAAATRDKKLQLLSQKYEKELMNPKEALSLGSVSRIVLPGTTRNILFKNLDYLIRHYKPGPMSGPQREFE from the coding sequence ATGTCGGAACAAGCGTACTCTATAGATAATCCGTTTCAATCTTCTGAATCTTCGGAATCCCAACCCGTCTCCAGTATTTACGACGATGCCAATGCAATGGGCAAAGAATTACTGGAAAAACCTCTGCAAGGAGGAGGAACGGATCGGATCCTCGTACAACATTCTAAAGGAAGAATGACTGTTTGGGAAAGGATCAAAGTCCTTACCAATTCAGAGCCAAATATTCTCTATCAAAACTGGGGAAAAAATTTAGATGGCGCTTCCTTAATCACAGGTATTTTAAATATTAACGGAAGGGACGTAGCAATCTACGGACATGACTTCACTCTAAGAGCGGGGTCCATGGATGCTACTAACGGAAATAAACTTGCAAGGCTCATCTATATGGCAGGGGAACATGGAATTCCTCTGATCGGGATGAACGACTCCGCTGGTGCCTATGTTCCTGCCGGGGTTGGCGGTCTGGACGGATACTCCGAAGCATTCACAGCACTCAGAAAGATTAGCGGTGTGGTCCCAAGCTTAATGCTCATGTTCGGATTTAACGCGGGTGGTGGAGCTTATCTTCCGAGACAAGGTTCCTTCATGATCCAACCGGAAAATACGTTCTTCGGTTTGACCGGACCCGGAGTTGTTAAATCAGTTTTAGGTGAGGATATCAGCGCAGACGATCTGGGAGGACCTAAAGTCCACGGACAAAGCGGGGTAGTGGACTTAGTTACTAACGACGAGTTAGGAGCATTAAGAACTGCACTCAGACTTCTATCTTATATTCCTGATAATAGTTCAAGTGCTGCACCTTTCCATCCTACTTCTGATCCTACAGATAGATTTATCTATGAAGAAGAGATCTTATTCAAAAAGACATTCAATTCCCCTACAGGAATGAATACTCCATTTGATATCACATTATATATCCAGAATATTTGCGACCATGGACAATACTTCGAGATCCAGCCTCAAAGATCCAGAAACTTAGTTACTGCATTCGGTAGATTGGGCGGACATGTGGTTGGTTTCGTAGCGAATAACTCTGCTGTTTCTTCCGGTCAGATCGATATTGGCGCCGCAAGAAAAGGTACTCGATTTATCCGTTTCTGTAATGTATATAATATTCCTTTAATATTCTTGGAAGATACTACCGGATTCTTACCTGGAAAAGAACAGGAGCAAAATGGGATTGTGCTCGAAGGAAGAAAACTTCTGGATTCGATCATAGATATCCGCACTCCAAGATTAACTCTTATCATCAGAAACGCATTCGGTGGAGCTTACGCAAGTTTTAACTCTTACCATACCGGTGCGGACATGGTATTTGCACTTCCTACTGCAAGGATTGCTGTTATGGGACCTGCAGGTAAGGACTACGTCTACAAAGACGAGATAACTGCGATCCAAAAAGAATATAAGGAAAATCTGAAGAATGGCACCTCTGAAAAAGATGCCGCTGCAACCAGGGATAAAAAACTGCAACTTCTCTCTCAAAAATACGAGAAGGAACTTATGAATCCTAAGGAAGCATTATCGTTAGGTTCCGTTTCTAGGATCGTTCTTCCGGGAACCACCAGAAACATCCTATTCAAAAACTTAGATTATTTAATCCGACACTACAAACCTGGACCGATGTCCGGACCTCAAAGGGAATTCGAGTAA
- a CDS encoding STAS domain-containing protein, translated as MELTVEIKGNSRVIHLIGNMDVHNTHRVEQAFMDHIRKATEPNIVLDMSNVEFVSSAGLRVIVGSLRVCKEREIQLKLAALRPAVRKVFEIIDMDSLFKIYDTVDSSLQ; from the coding sequence ATGGAACTGACGGTAGAAATAAAAGGGAACTCTAGAGTGATCCATCTAATTGGAAATATGGATGTTCATAATACCCATAGGGTAGAACAGGCGTTCATGGATCATATCCGAAAGGCTACTGAGCCCAATATCGTCTTAGATATGTCCAACGTGGAGTTCGTTTCTTCTGCAGGTTTGAGAGTCATCGTAGGTTCCTTAAGAGTTTGTAAGGAAAGAGAGATCCAACTAAAACTTGCCGCTTTACGCCCTGCAGTCCGTAAGGTTTTCGAGATCATTGATATGGATTCCCTTTTTAAGATTTATGATACCGTAGATTCAAGCCTCCAATAA
- a CDS encoding SpoIIE family protein phosphatase: MFDSFLREAIALTHADLGGIFSTTESANIRQISGRNERELIEAAHWAFSQSGKDLLLERGKTPPWAKSPSNYPLLVVRLKVDDLDSTAQAKRASYAVLVLQGKTTADRFSKTDFELLRTTCKTVGRLLKESHVSGDASLVTLSLLATTQLVLEAAQAKRQSERFDFLLTEVIRVSGLINSSLDLSQLLEAIMLSSKTVFRTEACSVLLLDESKEYLYFHTVLGEKSEAVTKMQVPVGKGVAGLVVRERKPMIINDAQNDDRVYKEVDKASQFTTRNIMAAPLVANDEVIGVIEAINTVDREKFTGEDLELFLSFSGTSALAIQKTGLLQNLENANKDLRKKVSELESLFDLSQAVSLSTNRLGLVRKSIRLIIRELDASVAGIFLYSLSKENFINCAYYDGETEKIDRFSEDEISGTQVISSVIEGLPVLKRDILDQPFPHELDRRYLKGSYIIVPLFLSSGEPYGALTVADRKDKLSYQDSDFRLLQTMASQFTKGFEAFRLRTEMLEKKAIQQEMEITRKIQQNILPSEKVFHSNFDLGILSVPAKDVSGDFYDYYQYSDGQYSFLIADVSGKSLPAALFMAMSSSIIRTLARNHDLSPEEILRQGNELIFEDSHFGMFVTAFFIHYNPSLFTIEYASAGHNDQVWIKEDGSYELLKGQGPPLGVIPTAKYKGGNFTVKPGDIFVLYTDGAVEEKDAQGNEFGLERMIEEIKSRRHLPARKIVEELYATIRSFSSGKEPFDDFTVLLLKYNNDFQFFRTFDANTGQIPIFREFIYDAIKVRNLPDFLRDDILLAGDEAATNIVMHGYKDTLLRNPKFDCKIRFTEDSITIVLTDSGKGFDRTNVKDPSIEENLTGKRKGGFGVYLIETLMDVVDYKMEEGRNILTLQKFFR; encoded by the coding sequence ATCTTTGATAGTTTTTTGAGAGAGGCAATTGCACTCACTCACGCGGATTTGGGTGGTATTTTTTCCACAACAGAATCCGCGAACATACGGCAGATATCCGGTCGTAACGAAAGAGAACTGATCGAAGCCGCTCACTGGGCATTTTCTCAATCCGGAAAAGATCTACTTTTAGAAAGAGGTAAAACTCCTCCCTGGGCAAAATCCCCAAGCAACTATCCGCTTTTAGTCGTTCGATTGAAAGTGGATGATTTGGACTCAACTGCCCAAGCAAAACGTGCAAGTTACGCAGTTTTGGTTTTACAAGGCAAAACAACTGCGGATCGTTTTTCTAAAACCGATTTCGAACTTCTTCGTACTACATGTAAAACAGTAGGAAGACTATTAAAAGAATCTCATGTTTCCGGAGATGCTTCCTTAGTCACACTTTCCTTACTCGCAACCACTCAGTTAGTATTAGAAGCTGCGCAAGCCAAAAGACAATCAGAACGTTTCGACTTCTTACTCACGGAAGTGATACGTGTTTCCGGATTGATCAATTCTTCCTTAGATCTTTCTCAATTATTAGAAGCAATCATGCTTTCCTCTAAAACAGTATTTAGGACGGAGGCTTGCAGCGTTCTCCTTTTAGATGAATCCAAAGAATATCTCTACTTTCATACGGTGCTCGGAGAAAAGAGTGAAGCAGTCACTAAGATGCAGGTACCTGTAGGAAAAGGTGTAGCAGGACTAGTAGTTCGAGAACGTAAACCTATGATCATTAATGATGCACAAAATGATGATCGGGTTTATAAGGAAGTAGATAAGGCTTCTCAATTCACTACTCGAAATATCATGGCTGCACCTTTGGTTGCAAACGACGAAGTTATTGGTGTGATAGAAGCGATCAATACTGTGGATAGAGAAAAGTTTACCGGAGAAGATCTAGAACTTTTCCTAAGTTTTTCGGGAACTTCCGCGTTAGCCATCCAAAAGACAGGACTTCTTCAAAATCTAGAGAATGCAAACAAGGATCTTCGCAAGAAAGTTTCAGAGTTAGAGTCTTTATTCGACTTATCTCAAGCAGTTAGTCTTTCTACAAACAGATTAGGTTTAGTTCGAAAGTCTATCAGACTTATTATTAGAGAGTTGGATGCGAGTGTTGCCGGTATTTTCTTGTATAGTCTTTCTAAAGAGAATTTCATTAATTGTGCTTATTACGATGGAGAGACCGAAAAGATAGATAGGTTTTCAGAAGATGAAATTTCGGGAACTCAGGTCATATCCAGTGTAATAGAAGGTCTTCCGGTCTTAAAAAGAGATATTTTAGACCAACCGTTCCCACATGAATTGGACAGAAGATATTTAAAGGGATCTTATATTATCGTTCCATTATTCTTATCTAGCGGGGAACCTTACGGGGCCTTGACTGTTGCGGACAGAAAGGATAAACTTTCTTACCAGGATTCGGACTTCCGATTATTGCAGACAATGGCTTCCCAGTTTACAAAGGGATTCGAAGCATTCCGTCTCAGAACGGAGATGTTGGAGAAAAAAGCGATCCAACAGGAGATGGAAATTACGCGTAAGATCCAACAGAATATTCTTCCTTCTGAAAAAGTATTTCATTCCAACTTTGATTTAGGAATTCTTTCCGTTCCTGCAAAAGACGTATCCGGAGATTTTTACGATTATTACCAGTACAGCGATGGTCAGTATTCCTTTTTGATTGCGGATGTTTCCGGAAAAAGTCTTCCTGCGGCACTCTTTATGGCGATGAGCTCTTCTATCATTCGGACTCTTGCTAGAAACCATGACTTAAGTCCTGAGGAAATTTTAAGACAGGGAAATGAGCTGATTTTCGAAGATTCACATTTTGGAATGTTCGTCACCGCATTCTTCATTCATTATAATCCTTCCTTGTTTACGATTGAATACGCATCTGCAGGTCATAACGACCAGGTCTGGATCAAAGAAGACGGTTCTTACGAATTGTTGAAAGGACAGGGGCCTCCTCTAGGTGTAATCCCGACTGCAAAATATAAAGGTGGAAATTTCACGGTCAAACCCGGAGATATTTTTGTTCTTTATACCGACGGAGCAGTAGAGGAAAAAGATGCTCAAGGAAATGAGTTCGGTCTGGAAAGAATGATCGAAGAAATCAAATCCAGAAGACATCTTCCCGCTCGAAAGATTGTGGAAGAATTGTATGCCACCATCCGTTCCTTCTCCTCCGGAAAAGAACCTTTCGACGATTTCACTGTGCTTCTATTGAAGTATAATAATGATTTTCAATTTTTCAGGACTTTCGACGCAAATACCGGACAAATTCCTATCTTCCGAGAATTTATATATGATGCGATCAAAGTCAGAAATCTGCCTGATTTCTTAAGAGACGATATTCTTTTAGCGGGAGACGAGGCGGCTACAAATATCGTAATGCACGGTTATAAAGATACTCTGCTTAGAAATCCGAAATTCGATTGTAAAATTCGGTTCACTGAAGATTCTATCACGATCGTGCTGACTGATTCCGGAAAAGGATTCGACAGAACGAATGTGAAAGACCCGTCCATAGAGGAAAACCTCACCGGAAAAAGAAAAGGCGGATTCGGTGTGTATCTAATCGAGACATTGATGGACGTGGTGGATTATAAAATGGAAGAGGGAAGAAACATACTCACTCTCCAAAAATTTTTCCGCTGA
- the def gene encoding peptide deformylase, giving the protein MSVRKILKIGDPLLRKTSETVHPDELGTKEFKKLIRDMFDTMRHADGVGLAAPQIGIMKKIVVVGSDPEDDSPSRVPERILINPEIKPITDSVDGNWEGCLSVPGMRGYVERPNKIEMKWMDEKGNSHEETIEGYSAVVYQHECDHLNGVLYVDRLKSTKMFGFNDSMELTGPILD; this is encoded by the coding sequence ATGTCAGTGCGCAAAATTCTCAAAATCGGCGATCCTCTTCTAAGAAAGACCAGTGAAACTGTTCATCCCGACGAACTGGGAACCAAAGAGTTCAAAAAGTTGATCCGGGACATGTTTGATACAATGAGACATGCAGACGGAGTTGGACTTGCCGCCCCTCAAATCGGTATCATGAAGAAGATCGTGGTAGTCGGTTCCGATCCGGAAGATGACAGTCCATCCAGAGTTCCGGAAAGAATTCTTATCAATCCTGAGATCAAACCGATCACGGATTCAGTAGACGGTAATTGGGAAGGTTGTCTTTCCGTTCCGGGCATGAGGGGTTATGTAGAAAGACCCAATAAGATCGAAATGAAATGGATGGATGAAAAAGGAAATTCCCACGAAGAGACAATTGAGGGATATTCCGCAGTCGTATACCAACATGAATGCGATCACCTAAACGGAGTTTTGTACGTAGATAGATTAAAGAGTACAAAAATGTTCGGCTTCAACGACTCCATGGAACTAACCGGTCCTATCTTGGACTAA